Proteins from a single region of Sandaracinaceae bacterium:
- a CDS encoding PaaI family thioesterase has product MSPSITINPEHVEAIKALVAQAPFPAHMAMRLTAMDLDTCVVELAADKRHLQPYGILHGGVLATLLDTATFWSAYMRIPESAGLVNVDLKLNYLASVSGGLLTCEGRCVRPGRTISYAEAWVRDADGQLLAHGTSSLLAMPGKGLSLGVPKFLHPETP; this is encoded by the coding sequence ATGAGCCCATCCATCACCATCAATCCAGAGCATGTCGAGGCCATCAAGGCGCTAGTCGCCCAGGCCCCGTTCCCCGCCCACATGGCCATGCGGCTCACGGCCATGGACCTGGACACCTGCGTGGTGGAGCTCGCCGCCGACAAGCGGCACCTCCAGCCGTACGGCATCCTCCACGGCGGCGTACTCGCCACCTTGCTGGACACGGCGACGTTCTGGTCGGCGTACATGCGCATCCCGGAGAGCGCCGGCCTGGTGAACGTGGACCTGAAGCTCAACTACCTGGCCTCCGTGTCGGGCGGCCTGCTCACGTGCGAGGGTCGCTGCGTGCGGCCGGGGCGCACCATCAGCTACGCCGAGGCGTGGGTCCGTGACGCCGACGGCCAGCTCTTGGCGCACGGCACCTCGTCGCTGCTGGCCATGCCGGGCAAGGGCCTGTCGCTGGGGGTGCCCAAGTTCCTGCACCCCGAGACCCCCTGA
- a CDS encoding helix-turn-helix transcriptional regulator: MAKSRTSDPELVDDTRKVFIMVVDPVARSAMSLLDALAGPVPVRSASAPHRLLQDPRRHRWVGLVLGPGFQDDALALDWAARLKATSLRQPVVLWLSANPSAENLRLASERGYLYSSPPASPASVQPFLDLCDHRRAPGPGDAINWAIWALGQEHGLTEKQRQVLAGLVQGKIACEIAGEMGRTEKTVNNHIADMSRRTGLSGVRSLVSEVQRLAHGAMAEGLPLFEPTPTEPLDRREVIEALNRASPRASTGKS, encoded by the coding sequence ATGGCCAAGAGTCGCACATCGGATCCCGAGCTCGTGGATGACACCCGCAAGGTGTTCATCATGGTGGTGGACCCGGTGGCCCGGTCGGCCATGTCCCTCTTGGACGCCCTCGCCGGGCCCGTCCCCGTCCGCTCGGCCTCGGCCCCGCACCGCCTGCTGCAAGACCCGCGGCGCCATCGCTGGGTAGGGCTCGTGCTGGGCCCGGGGTTCCAGGACGACGCGCTCGCGCTCGACTGGGCCGCGCGGCTGAAGGCCACCTCGCTGCGCCAGCCCGTGGTGCTGTGGCTGTCCGCCAATCCGTCGGCCGAGAACCTCCGGCTCGCCAGCGAGCGGGGCTACCTCTACTCGTCACCGCCCGCTTCGCCGGCCAGCGTGCAGCCCTTCTTGGACCTGTGCGACCACCGCCGCGCACCCGGGCCGGGCGACGCCATCAACTGGGCCATCTGGGCGCTCGGGCAAGAGCACGGGCTGACCGAGAAGCAGCGTCAGGTGCTGGCCGGCCTCGTGCAGGGCAAGATCGCGTGCGAGATCGCTGGCGAGATGGGCCGCACGGAGAAGACGGTCAACAACCACATCGCCGACATGAGCCGTCGCACCGGGCTGAGCGGCGTGCGCTCGCTGGTGAGCGAGGTCCAGCGGCTGGCGCACGGGGCCATGGCCGAGGGACTGCCGCTGTTCGAGCCCACCCCCACCGAGCCGCTCGACCGGCGCGAGGTCATCGAGGCACTGAATCGCGCGAGCCCACGAGCGTCCACGGGCAAGTCCTGA
- a CDS encoding tetratricopeptide repeat protein, with product MKPDVPNVLIAGPVNVRASLEQALGERGVRVHGCSFPDLIATCAGSSPRLVVLAGSMKGVELNMAATALAEHAATRAIPVVILTGEPGAPPARRPDAAPLTLVLSHQGLPAVATRLADLAASVPMGAQGGVIAEPGGSSKSGREPRLDDRLSPFLVGEPTEDTGSGPIRALHLHAPIANEPADPLTRSRDWTWEDSPQGTTLTDDNDDQKAAKQRRLARTMMGVAPQGLGPSASDGASSGGEDGDMPAPAASRAGAWGSAKSDSVAPTAFPPARPLARAALRKAEPSTVGPLPGSDEEQAPVISPIVGPPRTAKPRPKTMLGVGLPSPAGAPAPAKPAGKPRPRTMLGLGLGAAGAPAPAANPATPTSPSAPTPASSAEASSTATAASSPATSSPAASSPAETSQQPSSPGTVASPAMAAPPKRTPKFTPSAPMPAARPKSSGSLPAVRGPAVTPAAMPAVTAAAASAASAATPAKSELPARKTGSPGPRRSANRTIMGGMGSPLAPPPPVNLPPSRPDDTAVVPTESDAPSPNVPTGPAAAQFSSPASMDFTDEPTAVGDSAKQAAAGKASASSTQLAGADDFDDFDDFDLGLDHDEATQVLDQSSIAAAKLEALRAKSAQPDDSDFDTLPPPATPTPEPPPAVAAALANKPPNLDDDFESAETEPPPPGVGIDGRIPEASMSLTDALELEDFESDNLGRTLSAGESDVLEEGPVLGGAANPEPQPVRPQGYHQSFTGTEEDTEIVAGLTKKLDEREANPGKSSGRGWVLATVAIVGVIGVAGGAWYMAPTLLGTVAHSEDTVESTPVPAAGEVGSVPTPTPSEPPTTGTTTQAGLAAPPSGSEPPAAAPPAAEPPAPTVPEAPAPTVAEAPAPPVPTPPVPTPPAPSAATPPTPTPPAAVNTAGLPSDPAEASAALVTRAEQQAGAGDRAGAEASLRRALTLDDENYEAMAKLAEVLVASGQHEEALSLAQTAVRRRARVGRYHLIYGDVRAAMGDRSGASRSWSRAVDVDESLAAEAARRRSN from the coding sequence GTGAAGCCCGACGTCCCGAACGTGTTGATCGCGGGCCCGGTCAACGTGCGCGCGTCGCTGGAGCAAGCGCTCGGGGAGCGCGGTGTGCGCGTCCACGGTTGCTCGTTCCCCGACCTGATCGCCACGTGCGCGGGGAGCTCTCCGCGACTGGTGGTGTTGGCAGGTTCCATGAAAGGCGTCGAGCTCAACATGGCAGCTACGGCGCTCGCGGAGCACGCCGCGACCCGCGCCATCCCCGTCGTGATCTTGACGGGAGAGCCGGGCGCGCCGCCGGCCCGGCGCCCTGACGCGGCGCCGCTGACCTTGGTGTTGAGTCATCAAGGGCTCCCCGCTGTCGCCACGCGCCTGGCGGACCTCGCGGCCTCCGTGCCGATGGGCGCGCAGGGGGGTGTCATCGCTGAGCCGGGGGGATCGTCGAAATCAGGCAGAGAACCCCGACTCGATGATAGACTCTCTCCATTCCTAGTCGGTGAGCCCACCGAGGACACCGGCTCGGGTCCCATACGAGCCCTCCACCTCCACGCTCCCATCGCCAACGAGCCGGCCGACCCGCTCACTCGTTCCCGGGACTGGACGTGGGAGGACAGCCCCCAGGGTACCACCTTGACCGACGACAACGACGACCAGAAAGCCGCGAAACAACGTCGACTCGCCCGCACCATGATGGGCGTGGCACCGCAGGGTCTCGGACCCAGCGCGTCGGACGGCGCGAGCTCTGGTGGTGAAGACGGTGACATGCCTGCGCCCGCGGCCAGCCGCGCCGGAGCGTGGGGCAGCGCCAAGTCGGACTCGGTAGCGCCCACGGCGTTCCCGCCGGCTCGTCCGTTGGCGCGCGCCGCACTGCGCAAGGCCGAACCGTCGACCGTGGGCCCCCTCCCGGGCTCGGACGAGGAGCAGGCCCCTGTCATCTCGCCCATCGTCGGGCCGCCGCGCACGGCCAAGCCGCGCCCCAAGACGATGCTGGGCGTGGGGCTGCCGAGCCCAGCGGGTGCCCCGGCGCCAGCGAAGCCAGCGGGCAAGCCCCGCCCGCGCACCATGCTGGGCCTCGGGCTGGGTGCGGCGGGAGCCCCAGCGCCTGCAGCCAACCCTGCGACCCCGACGAGCCCGAGCGCGCCGACCCCGGCCAGCTCCGCGGAGGCGTCCTCCACCGCGACGGCCGCCAGTAGCCCCGCCACCAGCAGCCCCGCCGCCAGCAGCCCCGCCGAGACCAGCCAGCAGCCCTCGAGCCCAGGCACGGTGGCGAGCCCCGCGATGGCCGCCCCGCCCAAGCGCACGCCCAAGTTCACGCCCTCGGCTCCCATGCCTGCCGCCCGGCCCAAGTCGTCCGGCTCGCTGCCCGCAGTGCGTGGCCCTGCGGTCACGCCCGCCGCCATGCCCGCCGTCACGGCGGCGGCCGCCAGCGCAGCGTCGGCTGCGACCCCCGCGAAGAGCGAGCTGCCGGCTCGCAAGACGGGATCCCCTGGTCCGCGTCGCAGCGCGAATCGCACGATCATGGGTGGCATGGGCAGCCCGCTTGCCCCGCCCCCTCCCGTCAACCTGCCGCCTAGCAGGCCGGATGACACGGCGGTCGTGCCCACCGAGTCCGATGCGCCGTCGCCGAACGTGCCAACGGGTCCCGCTGCCGCCCAGTTCAGCAGTCCGGCCTCCATGGACTTCACGGACGAGCCCACGGCCGTCGGCGATTCCGCGAAACAGGCTGCTGCCGGCAAGGCCAGCGCCTCTTCCACACAGCTCGCGGGCGCCGACGACTTCGACGACTTCGACGACTTCGATCTCGGGCTGGACCACGACGAGGCCACGCAGGTACTCGACCAGAGCTCCATCGCGGCTGCCAAGCTCGAGGCGCTGCGTGCCAAGTCCGCTCAGCCGGACGACTCGGACTTCGACACGCTACCGCCGCCGGCCACCCCCACCCCGGAGCCCCCCCCGGCTGTCGCCGCGGCGCTTGCCAACAAGCCCCCCAACCTGGACGACGACTTCGAGAGCGCCGAGACCGAGCCGCCGCCGCCCGGCGTGGGCATCGACGGACGCATCCCCGAGGCGTCGATGAGCCTGACCGACGCGCTCGAACTCGAGGACTTCGAGTCGGACAACCTGGGCCGTACGCTCTCAGCGGGCGAGTCCGACGTGCTCGAAGAGGGCCCCGTGCTGGGCGGCGCCGCCAACCCCGAGCCGCAGCCAGTGCGCCCGCAGGGCTACCACCAGAGCTTCACGGGCACCGAGGAAGACACCGAGATCGTCGCTGGTCTCACCAAGAAGCTGGACGAGCGCGAGGCCAATCCGGGCAAGAGCTCGGGTCGTGGTTGGGTCCTGGCGACGGTCGCGATCGTCGGCGTGATCGGCGTCGCAGGTGGCGCTTGGTACATGGCGCCCACGCTGCTTGGCACGGTCGCCCACTCCGAGGACACGGTCGAGAGCACTCCGGTGCCTGCGGCGGGGGAGGTCGGCTCGGTTCCGACGCCAACTCCGTCGGAACCGCCTACCACGGGGACGACCACGCAGGCCGGGCTGGCCGCACCGCCGTCTGGTTCCGAGCCGCCCGCCGCAGCGCCGCCTGCCGCAGAGCCGCCCGCGCCCACCGTGCCCGAGGCGCCCGCGCCCACCGTGGCCGAGGCGCCCGCACCTCCCGTGCCGACACCTCCCGTACCGACACCTCCCGCGCCGTCGGCCGCGACGCCGCCCACGCCCACGCCGCCCGCCGCGGTGAACACGGCGGGGTTGCCCAGTGATCCCGCCGAAGCCAGCGCCGCGCTGGTGACGCGTGCCGAGCAGCAGGCTGGCGCGGGCGACCGCGCTGGCGCCGAGGCGAGCCTACGACGCGCGCTCACGCTCGACGACGAGAACTACGAGGCCATGGCGAAGTTGGCCGAGGTCTTGGTCGCCTCGGGCCAGCACGAAGAGGCGCTTTCTCTTGCGCAGACCGCCGTGCGGCGTCGGGCGCGGGTCGGGCGCTACCACCTCATCTATGGCGACGTACGCGCCGCGATGGGTGACCGCTCCGGGGCCTCGCGCTCTTGGTCGCGCGCCGTGGACGTGGACGAGTCGCTGGCCGCCGAAGCCGCGCGGCGCCGCAGCAACTGA
- a CDS encoding glutathione S-transferase family protein, whose translation MPTMHHLVSISFSHYCEVARFALTRAGIPYRESRYLPFFHVLPAALALRGVPARADKTSSARSTPILRCPNGDVVHNSVDILRYALPELFHPANVDADLAYLHDKVGPHTRRLAYGALLGNPAVMGRLAERTVDRGQATVFRALLPVAGRRLERTFNINEAGLQRSEAVVLEAVAWADERLARGRYLSGDDLSAVDLYFACMLAPALVIGHEEGYGVWLPGLDDTPPAFAARARTLRQRAAGQHALRMFREERAPRS comes from the coding sequence ATGCCCACCATGCACCACCTCGTCTCGATCTCGTTCTCCCACTACTGCGAGGTCGCACGCTTCGCGCTCACCCGGGCCGGGATCCCCTACCGCGAGTCTCGCTATCTGCCGTTCTTCCACGTGCTCCCCGCAGCGCTGGCGCTACGCGGTGTGCCAGCCCGCGCAGACAAGACCTCGAGCGCTCGCTCGACGCCCATCCTGCGCTGCCCCAACGGCGACGTCGTGCACAACTCGGTGGACATCCTGCGCTACGCGCTGCCCGAGCTGTTCCATCCCGCGAACGTCGACGCGGACCTGGCCTACCTGCACGACAAGGTCGGCCCACACACGCGGCGCTTGGCGTACGGTGCGCTGCTGGGCAACCCCGCGGTGATGGGCCGCTTGGCCGAACGCACGGTGGACAGAGGGCAAGCGACGGTGTTCCGCGCGCTCCTCCCGGTCGCAGGGCGACGCCTCGAGCGCACGTTCAACATCAACGAGGCTGGCCTGCAGCGGTCCGAGGCGGTGGTGCTGGAGGCCGTGGCGTGGGCGGACGAGCGCCTCGCGCGCGGTCGATACCTGAGCGGCGACGACCTGAGCGCGGTGGACCTCTACTTCGCGTGCATGCTCGCCCCGGCGCTGGTGATCGGGCACGAGGAGGGCTACGGCGTGTGGCTGCCGGGGCTCGACGACACGCCGCCTGCGTTCGCTGCCCGGGCCCGCACCCTGCGCCAGCGCGCGGCGGGTCAGCACGCGCTCCGAATGTTCCGCGAGGAACGCGCCCCGCGGTCGTGA
- a CDS encoding sporulation protein, translated as MTEATITMALDIEGDARTFAPGETVRGNLLVDANTDVDVHSLSVGLRWGTRGKGNQQLRTAAEKAWGRVTLGRGRARVFPFELTVPESAPPTYAGALMDVAWMLEARADREWAWDEMVGVELTVLPGASRSLQVKRLRANSTSEVAIGVALAFGIANVAAIIACGFASVLVVASVYAALAFAAVLLFGAMLLFPRRRRALFHHYYTTDTATVTVVRESDGYRGAGVRDRLECVVESKGLAPLNGGTATLRVYESICLGTGDNARYERHELHRHSAPLSANGTRWVARLDPPAPDVARFSIDIEDNELVWEVTFDLDIRRWPNAKLTVQLDTRPTDDGTTAAYASVNSPS; from the coding sequence GTGACCGAAGCCACCATCACCATGGCCCTCGACATCGAGGGCGACGCTCGGACGTTCGCGCCAGGTGAGACGGTCCGGGGAAACCTGCTCGTGGACGCGAACACCGACGTCGACGTGCACTCACTGTCCGTGGGCCTGCGCTGGGGGACGCGCGGCAAGGGCAACCAGCAGCTCCGCACCGCCGCCGAGAAAGCGTGGGGACGCGTCACGTTGGGGCGAGGCCGCGCGCGGGTGTTCCCGTTCGAGCTGACCGTGCCGGAGTCCGCGCCACCCACCTATGCAGGCGCGCTGATGGACGTCGCGTGGATGCTGGAAGCGCGCGCCGACCGCGAGTGGGCCTGGGACGAGATGGTTGGGGTCGAGCTCACCGTCCTCCCCGGCGCGTCGCGGTCGCTGCAGGTGAAGCGCCTGCGGGCGAACAGCACGAGCGAGGTCGCCATCGGCGTGGCGCTGGCCTTCGGCATCGCGAACGTGGCCGCGATCATCGCGTGCGGGTTCGCCTCGGTGCTCGTCGTCGCGAGCGTCTACGCGGCGCTGGCGTTCGCGGCCGTGCTGCTGTTCGGTGCCATGCTGCTGTTCCCGCGCCGACGCCGAGCCCTCTTCCACCACTACTACACCACGGACACCGCAACCGTCACGGTCGTGCGCGAGAGTGATGGGTATCGCGGCGCGGGCGTACGCGACCGGCTCGAGTGCGTCGTCGAAAGCAAGGGTCTCGCCCCGCTGAACGGCGGGACGGCCACGCTCCGCGTCTACGAAAGCATCTGCTTGGGTACCGGAGACAACGCGCGGTACGAGCGGCACGAACTCCACCGGCACAGCGCGCCGCTGAGCGCGAATGGGACCAGGTGGGTGGCCCGTCTCGATCCACCCGCACCGGACGTGGCGCGGTTCTCCATCGACATCGAGGACAACGAGCTCGTGTGGGAGGTTACGTTCGACCTCGACATCCGCAGGTGGCCGAACGCCAAGCTCACGGTCCAGCTCGACACGCGCCCCACCGACGACGGGACCACGGCGGCCTACGCCTCCGTGAATTCGCCGTCATAG
- a CDS encoding siderophore-interacting protein: MASGKGLVFNALGGLLLRDGQVTEVREVSSRFRWLRVHADVVREATWTPGDKVQVLLPDLDTRTFTPIGWDRTASSTDFLLYLNQDAAAQTAHPGTRFIRTVKAGDPFRFIGPQASLAAPPGKPWVLFGDETSFAVALALGGASPTRPTCVFEVESASEAELVLAQLGLPNAVCVERTAGDTHLRVVSDALERGLARERDARLLMTGRAQAIQALRKLRRTDGQTRPHKTKAYWSLGRAGLD; the protein is encoded by the coding sequence ATGGCATCTGGAAAAGGGCTCGTGTTCAACGCGCTGGGGGGTCTGCTGCTGCGGGACGGGCAGGTCACCGAGGTCCGCGAGGTGTCGTCCCGCTTCCGTTGGCTCCGCGTCCATGCGGACGTGGTGCGCGAGGCCACCTGGACGCCGGGCGACAAGGTCCAGGTGCTGCTGCCGGACCTCGACACGCGCACGTTCACGCCCATCGGCTGGGACCGCACCGCGAGCAGCACCGACTTCCTGCTCTACTTGAACCAGGACGCGGCGGCGCAGACGGCACACCCGGGGACCCGCTTCATCCGCACGGTGAAGGCGGGCGACCCCTTCCGCTTCATCGGCCCGCAGGCCTCGCTGGCGGCGCCTCCCGGCAAGCCATGGGTTCTGTTCGGCGACGAGACGTCGTTCGCCGTGGCGCTGGCCCTCGGGGGTGCATCGCCGACGCGACCCACCTGTGTGTTCGAGGTGGAGTCCGCGAGCGAGGCCGAGCTCGTGCTCGCGCAGCTGGGCCTGCCCAACGCCGTCTGTGTCGAGCGCACCGCGGGGGACACGCACCTGCGCGTGGTGAGTGACGCACTCGAGCGCGGCCTGGCCCGCGAGCGTGACGCGCGCTTGCTGATGACGGGTCGCGCGCAGGCCATCCAGGCGCTGCGGAAGCTGCGGCGCACCGACGGTCAGACGCGCCCGCACAAGACGAAGGCGTATTGGTCACTGGGGCGCGCGGGCCTGGACTAG
- the moaC gene encoding cyclic pyranopterin monophosphate synthase MoaC yields MARDGTKGGASDGTGDGRSDDRDTAPDLSAALADDDPTAESKPLTHLSARGEAHMVDVGDKDVTQREARARGALRMAPETRRRLLADDTPKGDVFASARIAGIQAAKRTADLIPLCHPLSLNAVSVTIDPDPDDVERVWVEATVRCTGKTGVEMEALTAASVALLTLYDMLKGIDREMVIESVALHEKRGGRRGHYVRG; encoded by the coding sequence ATGGCGCGAGACGGGACCAAGGGCGGCGCGTCGGACGGGACCGGCGACGGCAGGAGCGATGACCGCGACACGGCGCCGGACCTGAGCGCGGCGCTCGCGGACGACGACCCCACGGCGGAGTCGAAGCCGCTGACGCACCTGAGCGCGCGGGGTGAGGCGCACATGGTGGACGTGGGTGACAAGGACGTGACCCAGCGCGAAGCCCGCGCGCGGGGCGCGTTGCGCATGGCCCCCGAGACGCGGCGCCGGCTATTGGCCGACGACACCCCCAAGGGGGACGTGTTCGCGAGCGCGCGCATCGCGGGCATCCAGGCGGCCAAGCGGACGGCGGACCTGATCCCCCTGTGTCACCCCCTCTCGCTCAACGCGGTGAGCGTCACCATCGACCCCGACCCCGACGACGTCGAGCGCGTGTGGGTGGAGGCGACCGTGCGCTGCACCGGCAAGACGGGCGTGGAGATGGAGGCGCTCACGGCTGCGAGCGTGGCGCTCCTCACGCTGTACGACATGCTCAAGGGCATCGACCGCGAGATGGTCATCGAGAGCGTGGCGCTGCACGAGAAGCGCGGCGGCCGGCGCGGCCACTACGTGCGGGGCTGA
- the fbp gene encoding class 1 fructose-bisphosphatase, which yields MANTPSLGPAGPSLPGMTLERHILDRQRSNPEATGDFTRLFYQITLAAKIIGSRVSRAGLSGVLGTTGKINVQGEVVAKLDEFANNTLVSVVQAGGQVCVMGSEEVEEPIAIPDGFPCGKYVLQFDPLDGSGNIDINASIGTIFSIHKRVTPSGGPGTLEDLLQPGRDIVAAGYVIYGSSNMLVYSTGDGVHGFTYDPGVGEFFLSHENIQVPERGNTYSINEGNYHKWSPRVREWADWIKSPQDGRPAYGHRYIGAMVADLHRTLLRGGIFVYPADKKNENGKLRLLYEASPMAFIVEAAGGAAHTGTERVLDVIPTELHQRTPLYIGSRLDVEDALRIAHD from the coding sequence ATGGCGAACACACCCTCTCTGGGCCCGGCGGGTCCGAGCCTCCCCGGCATGACCCTCGAGCGGCACATCCTGGACCGCCAGCGGAGCAACCCGGAGGCCACCGGCGACTTCACCCGGCTGTTCTACCAGATCACCCTCGCCGCCAAGATCATCGGCAGCCGCGTCAGCCGCGCGGGCCTCTCGGGGGTGCTGGGCACAACGGGCAAGATCAACGTGCAGGGCGAGGTGGTCGCCAAGCTGGACGAGTTCGCCAACAACACGCTGGTGAGCGTGGTGCAGGCCGGCGGGCAGGTGTGTGTGATGGGCAGCGAAGAGGTGGAGGAGCCCATCGCCATCCCCGACGGCTTCCCGTGCGGCAAGTACGTGCTGCAGTTCGATCCGCTCGACGGGTCGGGCAACATCGACATCAACGCGTCCATCGGGACCATCTTCTCCATCCACAAGCGGGTCACGCCCAGCGGCGGTCCGGGCACGCTCGAGGATCTGTTGCAGCCGGGGCGCGACATCGTCGCGGCGGGCTATGTCATCTACGGGTCGTCCAACATGCTGGTCTACAGCACGGGCGACGGCGTGCACGGCTTCACGTACGACCCGGGCGTGGGCGAGTTCTTCCTCTCGCACGAAAACATCCAGGTGCCCGAGCGGGGCAACACCTACTCCATCAACGAGGGCAACTACCACAAGTGGTCGCCGCGGGTGCGCGAGTGGGCCGACTGGATCAAGTCGCCCCAAGACGGGCGCCCGGCCTACGGGCACCGCTACATCGGCGCGATGGTGGCGGACCTGCACCGCACGCTCTTGCGCGGCGGCATCTTCGTCTACCCGGCCGACAAGAAGAACGAGAACGGCAAGCTGCGCCTCCTGTACGAGGCGTCGCCCATGGCGTTCATCGTCGAGGCCGCTGGGGGCGCCGCGCACACGGGCACCGAGCGGGTGCTGGACGTGATCCCCACCGAGCTGCACCAGCGCACCCCGCTCTACATCGGGAGCCGCTTGGACGTCGAGGACGCGCTGCGCATCGCGCACGACTGA
- a CDS encoding leucine-rich repeat domain-containing protein: MGRKLGRLWCWTRPVPVRDALAVSGPHLPALDPATRIDAVRRDAGLTLDLSGCGLGWLPSEACALPWLEVLRLEDNALTALNPEIGRLRSLHTLELGFNALTRLPDELFTLEHLRALDLSGNRLRALPAQVARLRRLSELRVVDNPLVLPDALWSLPELREVHLDGEQWRALPEPLRASWAGRLHVV, encoded by the coding sequence ATGGGACGCAAACTCGGGCGCCTGTGGTGCTGGACACGTCCGGTCCCCGTGCGGGACGCTCTCGCGGTGTCTGGTCCGCACCTGCCGGCGCTCGACCCCGCCACGCGCATCGACGCCGTCCGGCGTGACGCGGGCCTCACGCTGGACCTCTCTGGCTGTGGCCTCGGCTGGCTCCCCAGTGAGGCGTGCGCGCTCCCGTGGCTCGAGGTGCTGCGGCTCGAGGACAACGCGCTCACCGCCCTCAACCCGGAGATCGGCCGGCTGCGCTCCCTTCATACCCTGGAGCTGGGCTTCAACGCGCTCACGCGGTTGCCCGACGAGCTCTTCACGCTCGAGCACCTGCGCGCGCTGGACCTGAGCGGCAACCGTCTTCGGGCGCTACCCGCGCAGGTGGCGAGGCTGCGGCGGCTGAGCGAGCTGCGGGTCGTGGACAACCCGCTGGTGCTGCCCGACGCGCTGTGGTCGCTCCCGGAGCTGCGCGAGGTGCACCTCGACGGCGAGCAGTGGCGTGCCCTACCCGAGCCGTTGCGCGCATCTTGGGCGGGGCGGCTGCACGTGGTCTGA